CTCCGATTCAAATTGCTTTAAAAGCTCTAAATTATTTAATAATTTACCGAATCTCACGACTTCCTCATTTAAATGATTCAATCTTTCTTTAGAAATAGGAAGGATGCCGTCAATCATTGCCTCTAAATTATTCTGCAATACATTTAAAGGGGTTCTTATTTCATGGGAAATGTCTGAAACCAGTCGCTTTCTGAGCATATCTTGATACTTAAGCTTTTCAGCCAATATATTGGTGCTGCGTCTTAAATCTTCCAGTTCTTTAATATCGCTTTTGACATTAGACTTTATATTAAAATTGCCATTTGAGAGATTTACCGACATACTGGATACTTCTCTGATGGGGGCGGAAAATTGACCTGAAAAATAAAAACTGATACTAATAATGATGATTAAAGTCACAATTCCGCTAATAATAATACTTTTGTTGATAGAAAGCTTAAAATTCATATCTTCTTCAGACAATAGTATAGGACTGTATTGACCGATATCTACATATCCCACTATATTTCCATCAACTGCGATTTCAAAGGTTTTAGAGCGATATACCCCTCCTTCTGTCTCCAGCATATTATTAAGATGGGTTTTGTATCTGATATCCCCTGGATTCATTCCCCATACAAATTCTTTATGGGCATCCAGAAGGGTTAAACAATAATTCCCCATATAGGCTTCATGAATTAATTCTACACCGGAATCTTTGTTCCATTTCCCTTCCCGTTTGTAGATCTCCTGAAAATAGGTTACAATCCTTTCTTCCCGCTTATTCTGAATATTTAGCATATACTCGTTAAATTTATTATTGATCGTTATATTGACAAACAGCATGGTAAGGAGTACAGCTGTAATGGAACATAAAGCAAATAAAATGTTTAATCGTCTTCTTATGGTATGCAATTAATTTTCACCACCAAATTTATATCCTGCCTTGGTCACAGTGATAATATATTTAGGATTTTTAGTGTCTTTTTCAATCTTTTTCCGTATGTTTTTAATGTGTACGTCAATAGTCCTGTCATATCCGTCAAAATCCATACCGAACACTTTGTCAATCAGCCACTCCCTTGATAATACCTTCCCTTTATTGATCGCAAGTTCATACAAAATATTAAATTCGTTAGGTGTAAAGGGAACCTCTTGTCCATTTACTTTGACAATTCTCTGTTCATGACTAATGACTAAATTGCCTTGATCAAAAGATAAATCTGAACTTGTATTATTTGCCGATATTCTCCTAAATAAAGCATTTACCCTTGCCGTTAATTCTCTGGGACTGAAAGGTTTTACAAGATATTCATCCGCCCCTATCTGGAATCCCTCTATCCTGTCCTCCAAAGTCCCCTTGGCAGTAAGCATAAATATATGAACATCGGAAATTTCTCTTATTCTTTTGCAGACTTCCTCGCCGCTTATATCCGGAAGCATTAAATCAAGAATGACCAATTGAAAATTTGAGCTTTTAAACAATTCGATTCCTGATAATCCCTGATCGACACAGTACACTTTATATCCCTCTTTTTCCAGATAGAGCTTTAATACCTCTGACACTCTTTCGTCATCTTCAATGATTAAAATATTGTTCATAATGTATCGCCTCAAATAGATAGATTCTTACAACTTACCTGGTCTGTATACTATTATACTGATTATACCAAGTTTTTTTAAAGATAATATGAAGATTTGTCTAACTTTAAATATAATACTGTCATTTTCTATCTTTACTGCATATATTGAAATACATAGGACAGCTTTTTATTGGAGCGCCCATTATGGAGGTGGCAAAGTGAGTAGGCACCATAAAACAAAAAACGAGTTAATTCAAGAACTTGAAAAAATGCAGATAGAAATTCAGGGATTAAAAAAAGCTTACGAGAATCTGCAAACATTAGCTAACGTAGCGCCTATTGGTCTTTGCGTTGTAGACGAAGAGGGGCTATATGAATATGTCAATGAATTTTACTGTAAATTATATGGATATGAACCTGAAGAATTACTAGGAAAACATTTTTCTATGATCATTCCTCCTGAAAATAAACCTATGTTAATTGAACAGCATAAAGAATTCATGAAGAACCGTGTCAATACAACAAAAGAATTTAAAGTCGTCAATAAAAAGCAAGAACAGTTTACAGTGCTCGTTACCTCCGTTTATTTTGCAGACTCCAATTCCCAGCCTAAAAAGGCATCGTATGTAATCGATATTACCGAGCAAAAAAAGATAGAGGATATTTTTCGATATCAAGCCTATCATGACGCCCTAACCGGGCTGCCTAACAGAAAATTTTTTATGGAAAATCTAAATGCCGCTCTTGAAAAATGCTCTGAAAACAATCATATGCTTGCCATTATGTTTCTGGATTTAGATAGATTTAAAAATATAAATGATGTATTAGGTCATTCAGCCGGAGATTTACTGCTTCAGTCCGTTGCAGAACGGTTAAGAAAATCCCTGGAGGAATCTTATATAATATCTCGTTTCGGCGGTGATGAATTCGTTATCTTGCTTCCTGAGGTATATTACATCGACAGTATTACAAAAACTGCTGAAAAAATTATTAAACTTTTTGATATCCCATTCTTTATTCACGGAAAAGAATTATTTATCTCTGCCAGCATGGGCATAGGTATTTTCCCTTGTGACGGCAGGGATCCGGAAACCCTGATTAAGAATGCGGATACAGCTATGTACAGGGCTAAGGCAGGTACTCGCGGTAATTATCAGCTATACTCCTCTTCAATAGATTTGTCTGCTTTTTCCAGTCTTACATTAGAAAATGATTTGTATCACGCCTTAGAGGAAAACCAGTTGGTATTATACTATCAGCCCCAAGTTAATATCTGTACAGGTGAAATCGTTGGTGCTGAAGCTTTAATACGCTGGCAGCATCCTGAACTGGGACTTCTATCCCCTGATAAATTTATTCCTCTGGCAGAAAGTAATGGATTAATCATTCCCATTGGAAAATGGGTTCTGGAAACTGCATGTATGCAAAATAAAAAATGGCAGGATTTAGGCTACCCTTCAATCCAAATTGCTGTGAATTTATCCGTACTCCAAATTCAGCAAAATGATTTTATAGATACCGTCACCAATATCCTAAGAACAAGTAAATTAAATCCAAGTGACTTAGAACTGGAAATTACAGAAAGCATTATTATGAGAAGCAACATTGAAGATTTGATGAAGCTTAATAAATTAAAGCAGCTGGGGATAAAAATTTCTATGGACGATTTCGGAGTGGGCTATTCTTCTCTAAGTAATCTTAAAAATTTGGATTTGCATCATCTAAAAATCGACCGTTCCTTTTTATACGATATCGATCTGAATTCTAATAACTGTGCCATATTTACGGCCATTCTGCTTCTTGCAAATAGCCTTAATTTAAATATTATTCCCGAAGGAATAGAAACGCAAAACCAATTTAAGTTTTTGAAACAAATTTTAAGCTTTGCCAGCAGCACCCTACAGCTTAAAGTAAATGCCGAAAATTTGCAATCTCAAAGTAATACTCAAATAATTACTGAAAACCTATGTGCCAAAGTACAAGGCTATTTATTTAGTCCTCCGGTTCCTGCAGACCAATTTGAAGAACTGCTTAAAAAAGGTAAGTTTGAAATCAATTAAATAAATTAATGATTGAAATAAGAAACTTGACATGACAAGTTTCTTATTTTTTGCATTAAGAATACTATGTTATTGAATTCAATGAAATACTTTGCCATGTCTAACATTGTAAAGGAGAGAATGAGTATGAAAGCCATATACATACCTTTAAATAAAGTTAAAACAGGTCAAACCTGCATCGTTCAAGATCTAAAAGCAACAGGAACTCAAAGAAGAAGAATGCTGGATTTAGGCTTTATCAAAGATACTGAAGTAAAAGTAATGCGCCGCAGCCCTTTGGGAGATCCTACGGCTTATTTGATTCGAGACACCATCATTGCTTTACGAAAAGAAGAAGCCTCAAAAATCCTTGTAAAAGTCAATAGTTGACAGGAGGTGTCCTTATGGGATTAACTTGCAGTTCCTGCAAAAAAAAATCCATTGTAGATTTATATCATGTTGAAAAAACATCCAGCAATCAAGTGATTGTTGCCCTGGCAGGAAATCCTAATACCGGTAAGAGCACCATATTTAACGAACTGACCGGGTTAAAGCAGCATACGGGAAATTGGCCCGGCAAAACCGTAACAAATGCAAAAGGATTCTACGCAAGAAAAGACAAAGAATTTATTTTGGTCGATCTCCCGGGAACCTATTCTCTCTTTGCCAATTCTGTTGAGGAAGAAGTTGCAAGGGATTTTATATGCTTTGCAAAACCCGATGCCACTATTGTCGTTGTAGATGCTACCTGTCTGGAAAGAAACTTAAATCTGGCTCTTCAAGTCATGGAAATCACCGATAATGTTATTCTTTGCGTGAATCTTTTAGATGAAGCAGAGAAAAAACACATTCAAATAGATTTAAAAAAACTTTCAAACGAACTGGGCATCCCCGTAGTAGGAACGGTTGCAAGAAACCGAAAGGGCTTAGAAGTCCTGATGGATACTGTTTATAACGTATGCACCAAAAAAATTATTCCCAAACCAAAACCTATGATCTACCCTGAAGCTATTGAAACGGAACTCCAAAAAATTCTTTCAATGATTGAACCCTTAGTGCCAAGTGGCTTTAATCCCAGATGGATTGCCCTGAGATTGCTTGACGGGGATACGGATATTTTAGATAAAATTACACATTATGCTGATTGTAAAGGAGCGTGTTATCATGCATAACGAAAACAAAATAAGCTCCTCCGATATATTTAGGGATGATATCGTAACATCAATCTATAACCGGGCAAAGGAAATCTCAGAAGCTGTAGTCAACACCCCCAAACACAAAACCTTCGATTGGGATAATAAATTGGATGATATTTTAACCTCAAAATGGACCGGGTTCCCCATTATGCTTTTGATCCTTTGTTTTGTTTTTTGGTTGACTATCGTAGGTGCTAATATTCCATCTGCCATGCTTTCCAGGATTTTATTTTGGATTGAAGACAAATTAACCGAAATCTTTATATTTTTTGATGCCCCTTCCTGGCTCCACGGTATTTTAGTTCTTGGTATGTACCGTACTGGCGCATGGGTAGTATCGGTTATGCTACCCCCTATGGCTATTTTCTTCCCCTGTTTTACCCTTTTAGAAGACTTTGGCTATTTGCCAAGAGTTGCTTTTAACTTGGATCGATTGTTTAAAAAAGCCGGAACCCATGGAAAACAGGCTCTTACCATGGCGATGGGGTTTGGCTGTAATGCAGCAGGGGTCGTTGCCTGTCGTATTATCGATTCCCCAAGAGAAAGACTGATTGCCACTCTAACAAATAATTTCGTGCCTTGCAACGGCAGATTCCCTACCCTTATTGCACTATCTATGATATTGATAGGCGCAACTGTTCATTCTCCTTTTGTGTCTTTTTTGACCTCCGGAATCGTTATTCTCCTTGTATTATCCGGGATAGCAGTTACTTTCATTGTGTCGTACATTTTATCTAAAACCATATTAAAAGGAACGCCCTCCACATTTAATTTAGAACTGCCTCCTTATAGAAGACCTCAAATTGGTAAGGTGATTGTAAGATCTATATTTGACAGAACTTTATTCGTTCTCGGCCGTGCGGTGAGTGTTGCCCTGCCTGCCGGTGCCATTACCTGGCTGGTGGCCAATATAATGATAGGAGATGCCAGTATTTTAAATCATATTTCTGGTTTCTTAGACCCTTTTGGAATAGCCATAGGATTGGACGGAGTGATTATTCTTGCTTTTATTCTTGGATTGCCTGCCAATGAAATTGTATTGCCCATTATTTTTATGAGTTATCTGTCAAAAGGCGCTATGATTGAACTCGATACCATTGAAGAAATGAGAAATGTTTTTATATCCAATGGCTGGACCTGGCTTACTTGTTTAAATGTCATGCTGTTCTCATTGTTCCATTTTCCCTGCGGCACTACTCTATGGACAATAAGAAAAGAAACTCAGAGTTTAAAATGGACCGTGGCGTCATTTATAATTCCAACAATTGTTGCAATCATTGTATGTTTTAGTACCACCAGAATTGTCTATTGGTTCATATAATAAAACTCCTGCTAAAGCAAATGCACTTATGCAATAAATCTGGCTAAAAGAGATTTATTCATAAGTGCATTTTTATTACAGCATATCAAAAAAGCTCATTTGATTACTTTCCGGAATACCTTCCAAGCATCCGAACTTCCTCAGTAATTCTATGCCGGAATTTCCGATTTTAGCGCGCTTTCTTAAATCTTCTATGGAACTGAAAGCTTTTTCCTGGGCTGCATTGTATATGCTTTCAGCAGCAATATTTCCCATACCGGATATGCTGTTTAGAGGAGGTCTTAAGGCATCTCCTTCTACTAAAAATTTCGTAGCATGGGATTTATATAAATCAATCGGATGAAATTTGATGCCTCGCTCATACATTTCCAATACCAATTCCAAATCATCATACATGTCCTTATCTTTTGGAGCCGCTTGATTACCAAGTTCTTCGATTTCCTTCATTTTTGCTTTTACCTTTTCTTTGCCGAAAATCATGTATTCTGCATCAAATGCCTTTGCTCTTATGGTGAAATATGCTGCATAATAGGCTTTTGGCATATGCACTTTAAACCACGCGATTCTGAAAGCCATCATAACATATGCTGCTGCATGGGCTTTAGGGAACATGTATTTAATCTTTCTGCAGGAATCTATGTACCATTCAGGCACATTATTTTCCCTCATCATTGCTTCATATTCCGGCCATTTAGGATCTTTTAGGGCCTTTCCTTTACGCACTGTTTCCATAATCTTAAAGGCTGTGTTTGGAGGGAGACCTTTTTTGATCAGATAAATCATAATATCGTCTCTTGTACATACCGCTTCGCTTAGCGTCACGATACCCTGATCAATTAAGTCTTTTGCATTGCCAAGCCATACATCGGTACCGTGGGAAAGCCCTGATATACAAATTAAATCCGCAAATTGCTTGGGCATGGTATCCAGAAGCATTCCTCTTACGAACTTTGTACCAAATTCAGGAATTCCAAAGGTTCCTACCTTGGAATTAATCTGTTCCGGGGTTACCCCTAAGGCTTCGGTGGATGAAAAGATGGACATAGTTGCCTTATCATCCATAGGAATGGTCAGGGGGTCTACTCCGGTTATATCCTGAAGCATTCTTATCACTGTGGGATCGTCGTGCCCCAGTATATCCAGTTTCAACAGATTCTGGTCAATTGAGTGATAATCGAAATGGGTGGTGATAATGTCTGAATTCGGGTCATCGGCAGGATGCTGTATAGGACAAAACTCGAAGATTTCCCTTCCTTTCGGTACAACAATGATTCCCCCCGGGTGCTGTCCGGTGGTTCTTTTGATACCGGTACATCCTTTTGAAAGCCTGAGCATTTCAGCCTTATTGACCTTTTTATTTTTTTCTTCAAAATACTTTTTCACATAGCCGAAAGCCGTTTTTTCTGCTATGGTACCTATGGTTCCTGCTTTAAAGGTTGTCCCCTTTCCAAAGATGACTTCCGTATATTTATGAGCCCTTGCCTGATATTCTCCTGAGAAATTCAAGTCAATATCTGGCTCTTTGTCTCCGTTAAATCCTAAGAAGGTTTCAAAAGGAATGTCTATGCCATCCTTCGCCAATTTCTCTCCGCAAACGGGACATTCCTTGTCAGGAAGGTCAAAACCATTTTTATAGCCATAATCGGTAAAATCCGAATACTTACATTTTGGACATCTATAATGGGGAGGCAGGGCATTTACTTCCGTTATACCGGTCATATAGGCTACAAAAGAGGAACCGACAGAACCTCTCGAACCAACGAGATAACCGTCTTCATTAGACTTCCATACCAGCTTTTGTGCAATAATATACATAACTGAGAAACCATTTTTAATAATGGAATCCAATTCTTTATCTAGTCTTTTTTGTACGATTTCCGGCAACGGATCTCCATATAGTTCATGGGCCTTTCCATATGCAATGTCCTTAATGGTCTGTTCACAGCCGTCTATATGAGGAGGACATTTTTCAGGAGAAATAGGACTGATCTGCTCACACATATCCGCAATTTTATTCGTATTGGTAACCACTACTTCGTATGCCTTTTCAGCTCCCAGGTATGAAAACTCCTCCAGCATCTCTTCAGTGGTTCTTAAATATAAAGGTGCCTGCTCGTCTGCATCCTTAAATCCTTGTCCTGCTTCCAGTATGCGCCTGTAGATTTCATCCTCCGGATCTAAGAAATGTACGTCTCCTGTTGCCACTACGGGCTTATTGAGTTTTTCACCCAAAGCTATAATTTTTCTATTGATTTCTTTTAGAGTTTCTCTGCTCTCTACCTGCTCTTGTCTGATTAAATACTCATTATTTCCTAAGGGCTGAATTTCTAAATAATCATATTCCTGCGCAATGGCTTCTATTTCCTCATCGGATTTTCCCAGGAGAATCGCCTGATAGAGCTCTCCTTCACTGCATCCGCTGCCAAGAATTAAGCCTTCAGAATATTTTTTGTACATACTTTTTAATATACGGGGCTTTTTATGGAAATAATCCAAGTGTGAATAAGAAACTAGCTTATATAGATTTTTTAAGCCCGTATAATTTTTTGCCAGAATAATAGCATGATAAGTTTTAAGCTTCTTATATTCTTCTTTTCTAGTTTGTTCGTCAGAAGAATAAACTTTTTCTATATCCGCAAGAGTTTTTACTCCTTTTTCTTTTAACATGTCGAGCATGATTTTAAACACTTTAACCGTTGTATCCACATCATCCAAAGCTCTATGGGCAACCTCTACTTTGATTCCCAGATTTTTTGCAATTTTTCCGAGTTTATAGGTTTTAAAGTCCGGGAAAAGTTCATGGGCTAAGGTTAATGTATCTATATATGTAAAATCAAAGTCATATCCTAAAACCTTCGCATTATGTTTTAAAAATCTAATATCAAAGGAAGCATTATGGGCAACCAAAACACTGTCCTCTAGAAAATCCAGAATTTTAGGAAATACTTTGTCTATGGTTTCTGCATCCTTTACCATATCATCCGTAATACGGGTAACTTCCACTACTCTTGGTGGAATTGGTTTTTCAGGATTTACGAAGCAGCTGAATTGATCGATTACCTTGCCATCCTTTAGCTTCATAATACCTATTTCAGTGATTTTTTCGGTTTGCGGTGAAAAACCTGTGGTTTCTAAATCCAACACACAGTAGGTGGTATCAATGCTTTGTCCCTTATCATTCGTTACAGAAGGGGTTTTATCCGGTGCAAGATATGCCTCTACCCCATAAATCACTTTCATATCGGGATTGTCCCTTCCTAAAAGCTTATGAGCCTCGGGAAAGGCTTGTACGACTCCATGGTCTGTGATGGCAATGGATTTCATGCCCCAGCTCATTGCTCTTTTAATCAAATCGGATGCACTGGTCATACCATCCATTTGGCTCATTTGTGTATGCATATGCAGCTCTACCCGCTTCGTTTCTGCGTTATCCACTCTTTTAGCCTTTTTTAGACCTTCTGTTTCCACGATGGTATGGGCAACAAGTTCAATCTCGCCAGAAAAATTGCTGTATCCTGAATTTCCGGCAAGCCGAACCCCTTTTGCTTTTTTTAGTCTTGATAATACCTCTTCTCCTTGTTCAGGCTTGCAAAAGGCTTTACAAGTCATGGAACTGGAGCCGTCATATAAGTCAAAGGAAATGAGGATCTTTCCACTTTTTAGTTCCTTGGATTCTAAATTGAAAATTTCGCCCTCTATGGCTATTCGCCCTTCATCAGGGGTAATATCCACAATTTTTATAACCGGATCTTTAATTTTAGAATTTCTTCCTAAAATTAAGACTGGGTCCTCTTTTGTACCTGTGGACT
The genomic region above belongs to Defluviitalea saccharophila and contains:
- a CDS encoding HAMP domain-containing sensor histidine kinase → MHTIRRRLNILFALCSITAVLLTMLFVNITINNKFNEYMLNIQNKREERIVTYFQEIYKREGKWNKDSGVELIHEAYMGNYCLTLLDAHKEFVWGMNPGDIRYKTHLNNMLETEGGVYRSKTFEIAVDGNIVGYVDIGQYSPILLSEEDMNFKLSINKSIIISGIVTLIIIISISFYFSGQFSAPIREVSSMSVNLSNGNFNIKSNVKSDIKELEDLRRSTNILAEKLKYQDMLRKRLVSDISHEIRTPLNVLQNNLEAMIDGILPISKERLNHLNEEVVRFGKLLNNLELLKQFESESIQFNFEILSLDELIMSIYNDFRMEAENKNITFECVIQPNQDYKVAGDRDQLKQVFINLIANALKFTGPDGNVVIDLHREHHYIILEIEDTGIGIKKEDLPFVFERFYRGDKSRHQTLGSGIGLTIVKNILEFHSASIDVESQEGLGTKFQLKFIGAKNNDKIIKEIYKEFS
- a CDS encoding response regulator transcription factor codes for the protein MNNILIIEDDERVSEVLKLYLEKEGYKVYCVDQGLSGIELFKSSNFQLVILDLMLPDISGEEVCKRIREISDVHIFMLTAKGTLEDRIEGFQIGADEYLVKPFSPRELTARVNALFRRISANNTSSDLSFDQGNLVISHEQRIVKVNGQEVPFTPNEFNILYELAINKGKVLSREWLIDKVFGMDFDGYDRTIDVHIKNIRKKIEKDTKNPKYIITVTKAGYKFGGEN
- a CDS encoding sensor domain-containing protein, with amino-acid sequence MSRHHKTKNELIQELEKMQIEIQGLKKAYENLQTLANVAPIGLCVVDEEGLYEYVNEFYCKLYGYEPEELLGKHFSMIIPPENKPMLIEQHKEFMKNRVNTTKEFKVVNKKQEQFTVLVTSVYFADSNSQPKKASYVIDITEQKKIEDIFRYQAYHDALTGLPNRKFFMENLNAALEKCSENNHMLAIMFLDLDRFKNINDVLGHSAGDLLLQSVAERLRKSLEESYIISRFGGDEFVILLPEVYYIDSITKTAEKIIKLFDIPFFIHGKELFISASMGIGIFPCDGRDPETLIKNADTAMYRAKAGTRGNYQLYSSSIDLSAFSSLTLENDLYHALEENQLVLYYQPQVNICTGEIVGAEALIRWQHPELGLLSPDKFIPLAESNGLIIPIGKWVLETACMQNKKWQDLGYPSIQIAVNLSVLQIQQNDFIDTVTNILRTSKLNPSDLELEITESIIMRSNIEDLMKLNKLKQLGIKISMDDFGVGYSSLSNLKNLDLHHLKIDRSFLYDIDLNSNNCAIFTAILLLANSLNLNIIPEGIETQNQFKFLKQILSFASSTLQLKVNAENLQSQSNTQIITENLCAKVQGYLFSPPVPADQFEELLKKGKFEIN
- a CDS encoding FeoA family protein translates to MKAIYIPLNKVKTGQTCIVQDLKATGTQRRRMLDLGFIKDTEVKVMRRSPLGDPTAYLIRDTIIALRKEEASKILVKVNS
- a CDS encoding FeoB small GTPase domain-containing protein — encoded protein: MGLTCSSCKKKSIVDLYHVEKTSSNQVIVALAGNPNTGKSTIFNELTGLKQHTGNWPGKTVTNAKGFYARKDKEFILVDLPGTYSLFANSVEEEVARDFICFAKPDATIVVVDATCLERNLNLALQVMEITDNVILCVNLLDEAEKKHIQIDLKKLSNELGIPVVGTVARNRKGLEVLMDTVYNVCTKKIIPKPKPMIYPEAIETELQKILSMIEPLVPSGFNPRWIALRLLDGDTDILDKITHYADCKGACYHA
- a CDS encoding nucleoside recognition domain-containing protein, with product MHNENKISSSDIFRDDIVTSIYNRAKEISEAVVNTPKHKTFDWDNKLDDILTSKWTGFPIMLLILCFVFWLTIVGANIPSAMLSRILFWIEDKLTEIFIFFDAPSWLHGILVLGMYRTGAWVVSVMLPPMAIFFPCFTLLEDFGYLPRVAFNLDRLFKKAGTHGKQALTMAMGFGCNAAGVVACRIIDSPRERLIATLTNNFVPCNGRFPTLIALSMILIGATVHSPFVSFLTSGIVILLVLSGIAVTFIVSYILSKTILKGTPSTFNLELPPYRRPQIGKVIVRSIFDRTLFVLGRAVSVALPAGAITWLVANIMIGDASILNHISGFLDPFGIAIGLDGVIILAFILGLPANEIVLPIIFMSYLSKGAMIELDTIEEMRNVFISNGWTWLTCLNVMLFSLFHFPCGTTLWTIRKETQSLKWTVASFIIPTIVAIIVCFSTTRIVYWFI
- the polC gene encoding DNA polymerase III subunit alpha yields the protein MKRINEIFRDYPSKGNINTAILEEVVIRKDTKALEMKINAYNYIGKREIDYFNKFIQKRFELNDSKVIVRYIDGETKKPLKEQLDNIILAMGEEHPVLKAIIDNYAVEVVEHTIKFNLNIALSHFLHSMGYDRKISKVIKSLYGKEYKIEFIDKVNKEELKRIKEDHQAKTIQLIKEQMTAPPSNNISNTPTESTGTKEDPVLILGRNSKIKDPVIKIVDITPDEGRIAIEGEIFNLESKELKSGKILISFDLYDGSSSMTCKAFCKPEQGEEVLSRLKKAKGVRLAGNSGYSNFSGEIELVAHTIVETEGLKKAKRVDNAETKRVELHMHTQMSQMDGMTSASDLIKRAMSWGMKSIAITDHGVVQAFPEAHKLLGRDNPDMKVIYGVEAYLAPDKTPSVTNDKGQSIDTTYCVLDLETTGFSPQTEKITEIGIMKLKDGKVIDQFSCFVNPEKPIPPRVVEVTRITDDMVKDAETIDKVFPKILDFLEDSVLVAHNASFDIRFLKHNAKVLGYDFDFTYIDTLTLAHELFPDFKTYKLGKIAKNLGIKVEVAHRALDDVDTTVKVFKIMLDMLKEKGVKTLADIEKVYSSDEQTRKEEYKKLKTYHAIILAKNYTGLKNLYKLVSYSHLDYFHKKPRILKSMYKKYSEGLILGSGCSEGELYQAILLGKSDEEIEAIAQEYDYLEIQPLGNNEYLIRQEQVESRETLKEINRKIIALGEKLNKPVVATGDVHFLDPEDEIYRRILEAGQGFKDADEQAPLYLRTTEEMLEEFSYLGAEKAYEVVVTNTNKIADMCEQISPISPEKCPPHIDGCEQTIKDIAYGKAHELYGDPLPEIVQKRLDKELDSIIKNGFSVMYIIAQKLVWKSNEDGYLVGSRGSVGSSFVAYMTGITEVNALPPHYRCPKCKYSDFTDYGYKNGFDLPDKECPVCGEKLAKDGIDIPFETFLGFNGDKEPDIDLNFSGEYQARAHKYTEVIFGKGTTFKAGTIGTIAEKTAFGYVKKYFEEKNKKVNKAEMLRLSKGCTGIKRTTGQHPGGIIVVPKGREIFEFCPIQHPADDPNSDIITTHFDYHSIDQNLLKLDILGHDDPTVIRMLQDITGVDPLTIPMDDKATMSIFSSTEALGVTPEQINSKVGTFGIPEFGTKFVRGMLLDTMPKQFADLICISGLSHGTDVWLGNAKDLIDQGIVTLSEAVCTRDDIMIYLIKKGLPPNTAFKIMETVRKGKALKDPKWPEYEAMMRENNVPEWYIDSCRKIKYMFPKAHAAAYVMMAFRIAWFKVHMPKAYYAAYFTIRAKAFDAEYMIFGKEKVKAKMKEIEELGNQAAPKDKDMYDDLELVLEMYERGIKFHPIDLYKSHATKFLVEGDALRPPLNSISGMGNIAAESIYNAAQEKAFSSIEDLRKRAKIGNSGIELLRKFGCLEGIPESNQMSFFDML